A single genomic interval of Salmo trutta chromosome 13, fSalTru1.1, whole genome shotgun sequence harbors:
- the LOC115205098 gene encoding dihydropteridine reductase, protein MAANRVLVYGGRGALGSKIVQHFKSKGWWVASIDIVANEEANANVLVKLSESFTEQAGQVTADVAQLLGDQKVDAILCVAGGWAGGNCSSKDLYKNTDMMWKQSVWTSTISSHLAAVHLKQGGLLTLAGAKASLGGTSGMVGYGMAKAAVHQLCQSLAGEDSGMPPGGVAVAILPVTLDTPMNRKFMPDADFGSWTPLEYISETFFNWATGADRPASGSLMQLTTVGGKTQTLPTQ, encoded by the exons ATGGCTGCCAATCGGGTACTCGTTTACGGAGGAAGAGGCGCACTAGGTAGCAAAATTGTTCAGCACTTCAAATCTAAAGGATGG TGGGTCGCCAGCATCGATATCGTCGCCAATGAGGAGGCAAACGCGAACGTGCTGGTGAAGTTATCCGAGTCATTTACCGAGCAAGCTGGGCAG GTGACAGCAGATGTGGCACAGTTGCTAGGGGACCAGAAAGTAGATGCCATCTTGTGCGTGGCAGGCGGATGGGCAGGAGGAAATTGCAGCTCAAAAG ACTTGTACAAAAACACAGATATGATGTGGAAGCAGAGTGTGTGGACCTCTACCATCTCTAGCCATCTGGCAGCTGTGCACCTGAAGCAAGGGGGACTGCTGACTCTGGCTGGGGCTAAAGCATCACTGGGTGGCACTAGTG gcatGGTGGGCTATGGCATGGCCAAGGCAGCagtccaccagctctgtcagagtctAGCCGGAGAAGACAGTGGGATGCCCCCTGGAGGTGTGGCCGTAGCCATACTACC GGTAACCTTGGATACGCCGATGAACAGGAAGTTCATGCCTGATGCAGACTTTGGTTCCTGGACACCGCTGGAGTACATTTCAGA AACTTTCTTCAATTGGGCCACTGGTGCAGATCGTCCAGCATCAGGCAGTCTGATGCAGCTCACCACCGTGGGAGGCAAGACACAGACCCTACCCACGcaatag